A segment of the Longimicrobiales bacterium genome:
GCTTGGCCCGCTCGTTTCGAGGCCGAGGCCGCCCGCCTGCGATCTGCGTTGCATGAAACGCCCTCCATTGAGCATGTCGGCAGCACGGCCATCCCGGGCGTCCCGGGGAAACCGGTCCTCGACCTCGCGGTGGGAGTCGCCAGCGAGTCTGCCGCGGACGAATGTATCAAGCCGCTGAGAGAGCTCGGGTATGAGTACCGCGGCCCTTACGGCGATGACCCGCGTCGCCGCTACTATGTCCGCGACGAGAACGCAATCCGCCTCGCCCAGATCCACCTCTATGTGCTGCCCGCAGTGGCGTGGGATGAGAAGCTCGCGTTCCGTGACGCGCTGCGGGCCGACGCCGCGCTAGCCGCCGCGTACGCGACGGAGAAATATCGCGTCGCGAACGAAGTCGGATGGGATA
Coding sequences within it:
- a CDS encoding GrpB family protein gives rise to the protein MAATLSLVPYDPAWPARFEAEAARLRSALHETPSIEHVGSTAIPGVPGKPVLDLAVGVASESAADECIKPLRELGYEYRGPYGDDPRRRYYVRDENAIRLAQIHLYVLPAVAWDEKLAFRDALRADAALAAAYATEKYRVANEVGWDKAEYAVAKGPFVERVLSTLRERGRLDSDTSAA